One genomic region from Euzebya tangerina encodes:
- a CDS encoding VWA domain-containing protein, with translation MSIARYGRWSGTQDPWGNDLSPDEVLAEIADDLMDGVDPDDAIDDLLRRGIEGRMEGLDDLMERLRQARQAELDRMGLEGPLQQVAQKLDEIVELERTALQFADDDLAAAEHSAQLDRLPTDPAGQIAALQDYTFHDEGARQAFEDLVADLRNDVAQATFGQLASAIDATNPEDLARMRDMLAEVNGLAARQQQGEDITEAFEDFKERYGDMIPGDPETLDDLLEEMAQRMAAMNRMMAGLSEDQRRQLAELAAQAMGDAVDLQFQAQQLTQTLQGMFPELGWGQPMPGAPMAGQESGSMSQTVDWMQRLQQLDELGQALGQSYPGARLEDISNDDLRSVLGDEAAQDLQKLKEIERLLEQSGALQRKDGKLELTPKGVRRLGEQSLAKIFERALAGGVGGHRAQSLGGDAELTGSTRQMRFGDPFRLDIPRTITNAVVRGSVSDPAARDHSSRSGPDPRIGGSAPDRAPSRPTVRLAPEDFELAEAERRVKAVTVLLLDMSYSMLLRENWDPAKRLALALQSLVAGKFPQDTFHVVGFSDYARRLTPHDLLVSSWSRTWGTNMEHAFRIARRLLTAEPGAEKQVIMVTDGEPTSHLMDGGQSFFDYPPHPLTLAKSMAEAMRLSRTGCDLNVFMLDHAPGSATFVEGMVKRAGGRVFYPDLRDLGRVVMHDFLKNRAA, from the coding sequence TTGAGCATCGCGCGGTACGGCCGGTGGAGCGGCACCCAGGACCCGTGGGGCAACGACCTCTCGCCCGACGAGGTCCTGGCCGAGATCGCCGACGACCTCATGGACGGGGTCGATCCGGATGACGCCATCGACGATCTGCTCCGTCGCGGCATCGAGGGTCGGATGGAGGGCCTGGACGACCTGATGGAGCGGCTCCGCCAGGCCCGGCAGGCTGAGCTCGATCGGATGGGCCTGGAGGGTCCCCTCCAACAGGTGGCCCAGAAGCTGGACGAGATCGTCGAGCTGGAACGCACCGCGCTGCAGTTCGCCGACGACGATCTGGCGGCCGCCGAGCACTCCGCGCAGTTGGACCGGCTCCCCACGGACCCCGCCGGTCAGATCGCCGCCCTGCAGGACTACACCTTCCACGACGAGGGGGCCCGGCAGGCCTTCGAGGATCTCGTGGCCGACCTGCGCAACGACGTGGCCCAGGCGACCTTCGGGCAGCTGGCGAGCGCCATCGACGCCACCAATCCCGAGGACCTCGCCCGGATGCGTGACATGTTGGCCGAGGTCAACGGGCTGGCGGCCAGGCAGCAGCAGGGCGAGGACATCACCGAGGCGTTCGAGGACTTCAAGGAGCGCTACGGCGACATGATCCCCGGTGATCCGGAGACGCTGGATGACCTGCTGGAGGAGATGGCCCAGCGGATGGCGGCGATGAACCGGATGATGGCCGGGCTCAGTGAGGACCAGCGGCGACAACTGGCAGAGCTTGCGGCCCAGGCGATGGGCGACGCCGTCGATCTGCAGTTCCAGGCCCAGCAGCTGACCCAGACGCTGCAGGGCATGTTCCCCGAGCTCGGCTGGGGTCAGCCGATGCCGGGAGCGCCGATGGCCGGGCAGGAGTCAGGGTCCATGTCGCAGACCGTCGACTGGATGCAACGGCTGCAGCAGCTGGACGAGTTGGGACAGGCCCTGGGGCAGTCCTACCCGGGGGCGCGCCTGGAGGACATCTCGAACGACGACCTCCGGTCGGTGCTGGGCGACGAGGCGGCGCAGGATCTGCAGAAGCTGAAGGAGATCGAGCGGCTGCTCGAGCAGTCCGGGGCGCTGCAGCGCAAGGACGGGAAGCTCGAGTTGACGCCGAAGGGTGTGCGACGGCTTGGCGAGCAGTCACTGGCCAAGATCTTCGAGCGCGCACTGGCCGGCGGGGTGGGTGGCCACCGAGCGCAGAGCCTGGGCGGGGATGCCGAGCTGACGGGCTCGACCCGGCAGATGCGCTTCGGCGACCCGTTCCGGCTGGACATCCCGCGGACGATCACCAACGCGGTGGTCCGCGGGTCGGTCAGCGACCCTGCCGCGCGGGATCATTCGTCACGATCGGGGCCTGACCCTCGCATAGGCGGTTCAGCCCCCGATCGTGCACCATCGCGACCCACGGTCCGACTGGCCCCCGAGGACTTCGAGCTGGCGGAAGCCGAGCGGCGGGTCAAGGCCGTCACCGTCCTCCTGCTGGACATGTCCTACTCGATGCTCCTCCGCGAGAACTGGGACCCGGCCAAGCGGCTGGCCCTGGCGCTGCAGTCCCTCGTGGCGGGCAAGTTTCCCCAGGATACCTTCCACGTCGTCGGCTTCTCCGACTACGCCCGCCGCCTGACCCCCCACGATCTGTTGGTCTCCAGCTGGTCCCGCACCTGGGGGACCAACATGGAGCACGCCTTCCGCATCGCCCGGCGGCTGCTCACCGCCGAACCGGGGGCCGAGAAGCAGGTGATCATGGTCACCGACGGCGAGCCGACCTCCCATCTGATGGACGGCGGCCAGTCCTTCTTCGACTACCCGCCCCACCCGCTGACGTTGGCCAAGAGCATGGCCGAGGCGATGCGGCTGTCGCGAACGGGGTGTGACCTGAACGTCTTCATGCTCGACCACGCGCCCGGGTCTGCCACCTTCGTGGAGGGGATGGTCAAGCGGGCCGGTGGCCGGGTCTTCTACCCTGATCTGCGCGACCTCGGCCGGGTGGTCATGCACGACTTCCTGAAGAACCGGGCAGCCTGA